A DNA window from Actinokineospora baliensis contains the following coding sequences:
- the map gene encoding type I methionyl aminopeptidase — MIELKTPAEVAAMRVAGQVVAEALAQVQAAAAVGVTLLELDGVARGVLAARGAGSSFLGYVPGFAPTPFPAVLCTSVNDAIVHGIPDDTPLRDGDLVSIDFGAHLNGWHGDAARSFVVGTPDPADLKLIDTAERALAAGIAAATPDNRLGDIGHAIATIARGAGYGIPPDFGGHGIGRAMHESPSVPNEARPGRGMRLRPGLVIAIEPMLHAGADPFTTDPDGWTLRTVDGSRAAHVEHTVAITEDGPVVLTAP; from the coding sequence ATGATTGAGTTGAAGACGCCCGCCGAGGTGGCGGCGATGCGGGTGGCGGGTCAGGTCGTGGCCGAGGCGTTGGCGCAGGTCCAGGCCGCCGCGGCGGTGGGGGTGACGCTGCTGGAGCTCGACGGGGTGGCGCGCGGGGTGCTGGCGGCGCGGGGCGCGGGCTCGTCGTTCCTGGGGTACGTGCCCGGTTTCGCCCCGACCCCGTTCCCGGCGGTGCTGTGCACCTCGGTCAACGACGCCATCGTGCACGGCATCCCCGACGACACCCCCCTGCGCGACGGCGACCTGGTGAGCATCGACTTCGGCGCCCACCTCAACGGCTGGCACGGCGACGCGGCGAGGTCCTTCGTCGTCGGCACGCCTGACCCGGCCGACCTCAAGCTGATCGACACCGCCGAACGCGCCCTGGCCGCGGGCATCGCCGCCGCCACCCCCGACAACCGCCTCGGCGACATCGGCCACGCCATCGCGACCATCGCCCGCGGCGCTGGCTACGGCATCCCCCCGGACTTCGGCGGCCACGGCATCGGCCGCGCGATGCACGAGTCCCCCTCCGTCCCCAACGAAGCCCGCCCCGGCCGCGGTATGCGCCTACGCCCCGGCCTGGTCATCGCCATCGAGCCCATGCTCCACGCAGGCGCCGACCCCTTCACCACAGACCCCGACGGCTGGACCCTCCGCACAGTCGACGGCAGCCGAGCCGCCCACGTCGAACACACGGTGGCCATCACGGAGGACGGCCCTGTGGTGTTGACAGCACCATAA
- a CDS encoding FmdB family zinc ribbon protein: MPTYEFRCRECGSTYDVNRPMIAANDPAPCPEGHDDTVKLLTMAGLSGRAGAPQAGGGCCGGGCCG; this comes from the coding sequence GTGCCCACCTACGAGTTCCGCTGCCGCGAGTGCGGCTCCACCTACGACGTCAACCGCCCCATGATCGCGGCCAACGACCCGGCCCCCTGCCCCGAAGGCCACGACGACACGGTCAAGCTGCTCACCATGGCGGGCTTGTCGGGTCGTGCTGGAGCGCCCCAGGCGGGCGGCGGCTGCTGCGGTGGCGGCTGTTGCGGCTGA
- a CDS encoding 3-hydroxyacyl-CoA dehydrogenase family protein — MARDFAVVGVVGLGTMGAGIAEVLARSGVRVVAVEVDPAGIERGRGHIEHSTGRAVAKGKLDEDARARLLDLITYSTALTDLADADLVIEAIPESLDLKAGLFAELDRIVRPEVVLASNTSSLSVTQISVHTGRPGKVVGLHFFNPAPVLRLTEVVRTVVTEPDVVTDVVEFARRLGKEPVVIGDRAGFIANALLFGYLNHAVAMYESRYATREDLDAAMRFGCGYPMGPLALLDLIGLDTAYEILETMYAQSRNRLHAPTPVLKQMITAGLLGRKSGRGFYTYDGPDSPTVVADAQTPTAAAGVGAAREVRRVGVVGTGTMATGIVEVFARKGFDVVLRARSAEKAAAAIGKVGKSLDRQVNKGRLSSEDRDAVLGRVSPAVEFAELADCDLVVEAVAEELSVKRAVFAALDEVVKPGAVLATTTSSLPVIECAAATARPGDVIGLHFFNPAPVMKLVEVVATIATSADVIATAHAVCQAVGKHPVHCGDRAGFIVNALLFPYLNDAVKMLEAHYAEADDIDTAMKVGCGLPMGPFELLDVVGLDVSLAIERTLYNEFHESGYAPAPLLEHLVTAGRLGRKTGKGFRDYSR, encoded by the coding sequence GTGGCGCGTGATTTCGCCGTCGTCGGCGTGGTTGGGTTGGGCACCATGGGCGCGGGGATCGCCGAGGTACTCGCGCGCAGCGGGGTCCGCGTGGTGGCCGTCGAGGTCGATCCGGCGGGCATCGAGCGCGGCCGCGGCCACATCGAGCACTCCACCGGGCGTGCGGTCGCCAAGGGCAAGCTCGACGAGGACGCGAGGGCGCGCCTGCTGGACCTGATCACCTACAGCACCGCGTTGACCGACCTGGCCGACGCCGACCTCGTCATCGAGGCGATTCCGGAATCGCTGGACCTCAAGGCGGGGTTGTTCGCCGAGTTGGACCGGATTGTGCGCCCCGAGGTTGTGCTGGCGTCCAACACCTCCTCGCTGTCGGTCACCCAGATCAGCGTCCACACAGGACGGCCGGGCAAGGTGGTCGGGCTGCACTTCTTCAACCCGGCGCCGGTGCTGCGGCTGACCGAGGTGGTCCGCACGGTGGTCACCGAGCCGGATGTGGTCACCGACGTGGTCGAGTTCGCCAGGCGGCTGGGCAAGGAACCGGTGGTCATCGGCGACCGGGCCGGGTTCATCGCCAATGCCCTGCTCTTCGGCTACCTCAACCACGCCGTGGCGATGTACGAGTCCCGCTACGCCACTCGGGAGGACCTCGACGCCGCCATGCGCTTCGGTTGCGGTTACCCGATGGGGCCGTTGGCGCTGCTGGACCTCATCGGGCTCGACACCGCGTACGAGATCCTGGAGACGATGTACGCGCAGTCCCGTAACCGATTGCACGCGCCGACTCCGGTGCTCAAGCAGATGATCACCGCGGGGCTGCTCGGCCGCAAGAGCGGGCGCGGCTTCTACACCTACGACGGGCCGGACTCGCCGACCGTGGTCGCGGACGCCCAGACGCCCACGGCCGCCGCGGGTGTTGGCGCGGCGCGCGAGGTGCGTCGCGTGGGCGTTGTGGGGACCGGGACGATGGCCACCGGGATCGTGGAAGTGTTCGCACGCAAGGGGTTTGACGTCGTGCTGCGTGCTCGGTCCGCGGAGAAGGCGGCGGCCGCGATCGGCAAGGTCGGCAAGTCGTTGGACCGCCAGGTGAACAAGGGGCGACTCTCCTCAGAGGACCGTGATGCGGTGTTGGGCCGGGTCTCGCCCGCCGTGGAGTTCGCCGAGCTCGCGGACTGCGACCTGGTGGTGGAGGCCGTCGCCGAGGAGCTGTCGGTGAAACGGGCGGTGTTCGCCGCGCTCGACGAGGTCGTCAAGCCGGGCGCGGTCCTGGCCACCACCACATCGTCGCTGCCGGTGATCGAGTGCGCCGCGGCCACCGCACGACCGGGTGACGTGATCGGGTTGCACTTCTTCAACCCGGCCCCGGTGATGAAGCTGGTCGAGGTCGTCGCCACCATCGCCACCTCCGCCGACGTCATCGCCACCGCCCACGCCGTGTGCCAGGCCGTCGGCAAGCACCCCGTGCACTGCGGCGACCGCGCCGGGTTCATCGTCAACGCCCTGTTGTTCCCGTACCTCAACGACGCGGTGAAGATGCTCGAGGCGCATTACGCCGAGGCCGACGACATCGACACGGCCATGAAGGTCGGCTGCGGCCTGCCGATGGGCCCGTTCGAGCTGCTGGACGTGGTCGGCCTCGATGTGTCGCTGGCCATCGAGCGGACCCTGTACAACGAGTTCCACGAGTCCGGTTACGCGCCTGCTCCGCTGCTGGAACACCTGGTCACCGCTGGTCGCCTCGGCCGCAAGACCGGGAAGGGCTTCCGCGACTACAGCCGGTGA